Within Thermoplasmataceae archaeon, the genomic segment ACGGTTCCGTCGTCGTATACCTTTCTCAAAGAGGCTATCTGTATCATTTTTCGCGTGCCTTCGGTGGAATTTTGCTATATTGCCTGAATATTTAAAATGTGTGTCAAACAGAGGTTTGACGGGACAGAATGGCAAGAGATGAGAATATTATTCGGTAAATGACTGAATCAATGTGATGGACTTTATCAGATAATCATTAATATTGTAAGGGTAAGCAAAAATACCGGGATAACATGAGTAAGTCGATAGTACCTGCGAGAAGTTGATGATTATGTGCAGAATGTTTGCTTTAAATGGGGAGTTCAGCGAAGATTTTAATTCAATATTTTTGGCTCTTCAGGATGTGGCACAGCATGATCCGCTTCTTGAATCCGGATCGGAACTTTTACCTAGTCATCCCGATGGCTGGGGATACGCAAATTTAAGCGATGGCGATCTTGCGTTCTGGAAGTCCAATCTACCTGTTTATGAGTCTCCAATACCTGTTATCAAAAACGGCATCCTAATGATGCACGCAAGGAAAGCTTCTCCCGGGGAGCCAAAAGGACTGTTCAGCTCACACCCATATCACGGCACGACTCAAGAGATCGAGATTTTCATGGCACATAATGGAGCATTTGAAAAGAAAGGGATTGCGAAAAGGTTAGGCATTTCAGACTGCTCTAACATCACGGATAGCGAGCTTTTCCTTCATCTCGTTCTCTCAAAGGGAGGCAGTCTTTCGGAAAGGGTAAGCAGGTCCATCGATGAGATCCGTGATGATGACTTATTGAAGGGTACTCCAAATTTACTTTTCATTGGAATAGATAGAAACAGGAAGGAGCCTGAAGTGTTGTACTATACCGACAGTGCTTCGAATGAACAGTATGTGGAATACAACAAATTATACAGGATAGATCAGGGAAATTGGTCTGGCATCTTCTCATCCAGCATTTTAAAATCCGAATACTTTCCGGAAGGCTATCCAGCGAAAGAAGTGAAGAGAAATAGCATAACTTATCTGTAAGGTTTGACCTTAATTTCATACCTCACTATGAATA encodes:
- a CDS encoding class II glutamine amidotransferase, which produces MAQHDPLLESGSELLPSHPDGWGYANLSDGDLAFWKSNLPVYESPIPVIKNGILMMHARKASPGEPKGLFSSHPYHGTTQEIEIFMAHNGAFEKKGIAKRLGISDCSNITDSELFLHLVLSKGGSLSERVSRSIDEIRDDDLLKGTPNLLFIGIDRNRKEPEVLYYTDSASNEQYVEYNKLYRIDQGNWSGIFSSSILKSEYFPEGYPAKEVKRNSITYL